Within the Candidatus Methylomirabilota bacterium genome, the region ACGACCGCGCGACCTATTTTGCCTTCGCCAACGAGAAGAAGCCCGACGGCCGCGAGGGCCAGCCGGAGCACCGGATCGTGCGGCCGCTGCGGCGGCCCACCCCGGGCGACGCCTGAGTCACGTCGGAGGGGGTGTCGGAACACCCCCTCCGACGAGGCTTACGCGCGGGGGGAGGGCCGAATGATGCGGGCCGCTTGGAGTGTGTCGGAGTCACCTGGCGCCGACCACCGAGCGCGTGGGGCATCGAGGAGGGCTCCGAGCGGCGGCTTCGCCGCCGCCACGACGGGGGGCATCGGGGGAGTCTCCCGAGACCCCCCCGAAATGACCTAGCGCCGCTGCTGCTTGGCGGCGGCGGCGACGAAGGCCTCGAAGAGCCGGCGCGAGGCGGGGTCTTCTCCGGTGAGCGCCAGCTCTTCGGGGTGCCACTGCACCCCGACCAGAAAGCCCGAGGCTACGGGCTCGTTCGCCTCGACGGCCTCGATGAGACCGTCGGCGGCGTAGCCGACCGGGCAGAGGGCGGAGGCCAGCGCCTTGATCCCCTGGTGGTGCATGCTGTTGACCTGGAGCTCGCCCTCGCCGACCAGGCCGCCGAGAAAGGAGCCTGTCCGCACGGTCACGGCGTGACTCGGCCGGGCCCGGGCCACCGGAGGCTCGGCCCGGGTCTGGTCATGCCGCACGTCGTGCGCGTGCTCGGCCGGCAGGTCCTGGTAGAGGCTTCCGCCCAGTGCCACGTTGAGCACCTGGATCCCCCGGCAGATGGCGAGCACCGGCAGTCCGTCCGCGAGAGCCCACTCGAGCAGGCGGAATTCCATCGCGTCGCGCTCCGGGACGCTCTCGACGCCGGGATGGGCCACGGCCTCGCCGTAGCGCGCGGGCTCCACGTCCTCGCCGCCCGAAAGGACGAGGCCGTCGAGTAGCTCGTAGAGCTCGCGGAGGCTGTCGTCCGCGTGGGCTGGCGTGACGACGAGGGGAAGTCCGCCGGCCTCCCGGATCCCGACGACGTAGGGCTCGTTGAGGAAGGTTCGGCGCGTTCCGATGCGGGACGGCGCGACGGAGCCGGTGATCCCGATTCGCGGCAGCACGCGGTCACCGTACCATCCCACCTGGGACCTGTCAAAGCGGATGGATGTCAAAGCGGATGGATTGACCCGGCGCGGCGTGCTGTGGTGGGATAGGCGGGATGACCATGGGAGCGGCCCGATGACCGTCGATTCCGCGCAGGAGCGCGTCGGGACCGGGCCGGGGGGGCGCGCGCTCCGACCCGAGGCGCTCGGCACCCGCCACGCGGTCGCGGCCGGCCACCCGCTGGCAGCGCTCGCGGCTTTCCGGGTGCTGGACGCCGGTGGAAACGCGGTCGACGCGGGCGTGGCGGGCGCGATCTGCCTGGGGGTCGTCCACTCCGACATCGTCAACGTCGCCGGTGTGGCGCCGATCATGATCTACGACGCCACCCGCCGCGAGCTGGCGACGGTGTCCGGGCTCGGGCCCTGGCCGCGCCGGGCCAGCCTCGAGTTCTTCCAGCGCGAATGTCGACGCGAGATCCCCGAGGGCCTCCTGCGCACCGTCGTGCCGGCATCGCCCGACGCCTGGATCACGGCGCTCGAGCGCTTCGGCACGCTCGGGTTCGCCGAGGCGGCCGCGCCCGCCATCGAGCTCGCGCGCGACGGCTTTCCCCTGAGCCCCTTTGTAGCCGAGATCATCGGCCAGAACGAGGCCCGTTACCGGCGCTGGCCGACCTCCGCCCCGATCTACCTGCCCGGCGGGCGTCCCCCGGTCCCCGGCCAGCGCTTCGTGCAGGCCGACCTCGGGCGCACGCTCGCCTACATGGCGGCCGAGGACCGCGCCGCTGCCGCGCGAGGAGGCCGGGTCGCCGGGCTCCAGGCGGCCCGGGACGCTTTCTACCGGGGTGACATCGCCGCCACGATCGTCCGGTATCACGCCCAGGAAGGCGGCCTCCTCACCCGCGAGGACCTCGCCGAGTTCCGCGTGGGCGTGGAGCCGGCCGTGCGGACGGCGTTCGGAGAGTACGAGGTCTTCGGCTGCGGCTTCTGGTGCCAGGGGCCGGTGCTGCTCCAGATGCTGAACATCCTGGCCGGCGTGGATCTCGGCAGGCTCGGTCACAACACGCCCGCCTACATCCACGTCGTCACCGAGGCCATGAAGCTCGCGTTCGCCGACCGCGAGGCATACTACGGGGATCCGCGGCACGTGAAGGTGCCGGCCGACGGGCTGCTCGACCCGGCCTACGGCGCACGGCGCCAGGGCCTCATCGACGAGACGCGGGCGTGTCCGGAGATGCCGCCGCCCGGCGACCCGGCGGGGGGCCACGCGGTGCTGCCCTCGTGGACCGGCCCGCTCGATCCGCAGGGCCCCCTGCCTGACGCCCTCGACACGTCCTACATCGCGGTGGTCGACCGGGACGGGAACGCGTTCTCGGCCACGCCCAGCGACGTCTCGACGGACACGCCCATCATTCCCGGCACCGGCCTCGCGGTCTCCTCACGCGGCTCCCAGTCCTGGCTGGCCCCCGAGCACCCCAGCGCGGTCGCGCCGGGCAAGCGCCCGCGGCTCACCCCGAACCCGGCGATGGTCTTCAAGGATGGCCGTCTCGTCATGCCGTTCGGCACCCCCGGGGGGGACGTTCAGACTCAGGCCATGTTGCAGGTCTTCCTGAACATCATCGTCTTCGGCCTGAGCCCTCAGGCGGCGATCGAGGCCCCGCGGTTCGCCAGCCAGTCGTTTCCCGACTCGTTCTGGCCACACCGATACTTCCCGGGCCGCCTCACGCTCGAGCGGCGCATCCCCGATGCGACCGCGCACGCGCTCGCCGACCGCGGACACCGGGTGGAGCGCTGGGGGGACTGGGAGTGGCGGGCCGGCGCCGTCTGTCTCGTGCGCGTCGACGACGCGGGCGTGCGCTGGGGCGCGGCCGATCCCCGCCGGGACTCCTACGCCGTCGCCTGGTAGGTCATCTCGGGGGGGCGTCTCGGAAGACCCCCCGATGGGGGAGAGGGTAAGAAGGGCTCATGGCCCACCCACTGCTTGCCGATCAGGGCTAGACCTTGGTGAAGACGAGGTCGTCGCCCTTGGCGTCCACGCGCACCGTGTCGCCCTCGACGAACTC harbors:
- a CDS encoding gamma-glutamyl-gamma-aminobutyrate hydrolase family protein, coding for MLPRIGITGSVAPSRIGTRRTFLNEPYVVGIREAGGLPLVVTPAHADDSLRELYELLDGLVLSGGEDVEPARYGEAVAHPGVESVPERDAMEFRLLEWALADGLPVLAICRGIQVLNVALGGSLYQDLPAEHAHDVRHDQTRAEPPVARARPSHAVTVRTGSFLGGLVGEGELQVNSMHHQGIKALASALCPVGYAADGLIEAVEANEPVASGFLVGVQWHPEELALTGEDPASRRLFEAFVAAAAKQQRR
- a CDS encoding gamma-glutamyltransferase family protein, coding for MTVDSAQERVGTGPGGRALRPEALGTRHAVAAGHPLAALAAFRVLDAGGNAVDAGVAGAICLGVVHSDIVNVAGVAPIMIYDATRRELATVSGLGPWPRRASLEFFQRECRREIPEGLLRTVVPASPDAWITALERFGTLGFAEAAAPAIELARDGFPLSPFVAEIIGQNEARYRRWPTSAPIYLPGGRPPVPGQRFVQADLGRTLAYMAAEDRAAAARGGRVAGLQAARDAFYRGDIAATIVRYHAQEGGLLTREDLAEFRVGVEPAVRTAFGEYEVFGCGFWCQGPVLLQMLNILAGVDLGRLGHNTPAYIHVVTEAMKLAFADREAYYGDPRHVKVPADGLLDPAYGARRQGLIDETRACPEMPPPGDPAGGHAVLPSWTGPLDPQGPLPDALDTSYIAVVDRDGNAFSATPSDVSTDTPIIPGTGLAVSSRGSQSWLAPEHPSAVAPGKRPRLTPNPAMVFKDGRLVMPFGTPGGDVQTQAMLQVFLNIIVFGLSPQAAIEAPRFASQSFPDSFWPHRYFPGRLTLERRIPDATAHALADRGHRVERWGDWEWRAGAVCLVRVDDAGVRWGAADPRRDSYAVAW